A genomic segment from Malaclemys terrapin pileata isolate rMalTer1 chromosome 1, rMalTer1.hap1, whole genome shotgun sequence encodes:
- the LOC128835307 gene encoding protein mono-ADP-ribosyltransferase TIPARP-like: MPAKRWCSFPPSTERWVSKDGVPFHVHQEDGIQICDGFLLGHCPQRESCPLHHTRYPFHWQIRGSRRVEWQSLSDSSQRHLEKLYSDATNGLVRFLGRNQLSGILDLDTMEMDYSDVINGVRRLGSTSDWKQNPRFHTRWQVYWKHRDTWQHYQEPVPRDLLAALERGSQEPTFWLQGRLYTLDLRPPQWSTEGQGSVQPIQIQRRPAYRSLSCMARYLRTVPRSSWGLFHLSTSIIPGERPTDGYCGPYPAAWVPQPPRGQAFLHAEVASSEAVYRKICELFHASVPEDMVLVLKIYRIRNDALWKKYSSQKERMSRGLLAQEMRLLERHLFHGTSANNVEPICRANFNPHLSGKHGAQYGHGSYFSCYANCAHIFALANHADCRHMFLAKVLVGKWVLGRPGYTQPPVREHCRCRYDSCSDNTHKPGVYVIFDNSQCYPYFVICYKLLSDPVSLENV; this comes from the exons ATGCCTGCCAAACGCTGGTGCAGCTTCCCACCTTCCACGGAGCGATGGGTCAGCAAGGACGGGGTCCCCTTCCACGTCCACCAGGAAGACGGCATCCAGATCTGTGACGGCTTCCTGCTCGGGCACTGCCCCCAGAGGGAGAGCTGCCCACTCCACCACACCCGCTATCCCTTCCACTGGCAGATCAGGGGGAGCAGAAGGGTGGAGTGGCAGAGTCTGAGCGACTCGTCTCAGCGTCACTTGGAGAAGCTCTACAGCGACGCTACAAATGGCCTCGTGCGGTTCTTGGGCAG GAACCAGTTGTCTGGGATCCTGGACCTGGACACCATGGAGATGGACTATTCGGACGTGATTAACGGAGTGAGGCGGCTGGGAAGCACCTCGGACTGGAAGCAGAATCCTCGCTTCCACACCAGGTGGCAGGTGTACTGGAAGCACAGAGACACGTGGCAGCATTACCAGGAG CCTGTCCCCCGCGACCTCCTCGCAGCCTTGGAGAGGGGCTCCCAGGAACCCACCTTTTGGCTCCAGGGCAGGCTCTACACCCTGGATCTGAGACCCCCTCAGTGGAGCACTGAAGGCCAGGGATCTGTCCAACCCATCCAGATCCAGCGCCGACCTGCCTACCGTTCCCTGAGCTGCATGGCACGGTATCTGCG GACAGTTCCTAGGAGCTCCTGGGGACTCTTCCATCTTTCCACATCTATCATCCCCGGGGAGAGACCCACAGATGGGTACTGTGGCCCATACCCAGCCGCCTGGGTTCCCCAGCCGCCCCGTGGCCAGGCCTTCCTTCATGCAGAGGTGGCCTCGTCGGAAGCGGTGTACCGCAAGATCTGTGAGCTCTTCCACGCGTCTGTCCCAGAGGACATGGTGCTGGTGCTGAAGATTTACAGGATCCGGAACGATGCACTCTGGAAAAAATACAGCAG CCAGAAGGAGCGAATGTCCCGAGGACTCTTGGCCCAGGAGATGCGGCTCCTGGAGAGGCACCTCTTCCACGGGACCTCAGCCAACAACGTGGAGCCCATCTGCCGGGCGAACTTTAACCCCCATCTCTCCGGAAAGCATGGTGCCCAGTACGGCCATGGCAGCTACTTCTCCTGCTACGCCAACTGCGCCCACATCTTCGCTCTGGCCAACCACGCCGACTGCCGCCACATGTTCCTGGCCAAGGTCCTGGTGGGCAAGTGGGTGTTAGGGAGACCCGGGTACACCCAGCCGCCGGTGAGGGAACACTGCAGGTGTCGCTACGACTCCTGCAGCGACAACACCCACAAGCCCGGCGTCTACGTGATCTTCGACAACTCCCAGTGCTACCCCTACTTTGTGATCTGCTACAAACTGCTCAGTGACCCTGTGTCACTGGAGAATGTCTGA
- the LOC128831925 gene encoding secreted frizzled-related protein 2-like isoform X2: protein MDVLLLLVLVAWTWRSPSLAAPFTYQLARLSSQRSSCKPIPSSMTLCHGVGYNEMRLPNLLGHESMKEALQQAASWVPLLTKQCHGDTKKFLCSLFAPVCISDLEDPVYPCRSLCEAVRDGCTPVMAAFGFPWPEMFNCSRFPRGNELCVPLAGPDDRLQLTKEDAVCTACISRGHSEKEFLENFCSQDFALKMSIKALSSADGDLKVTPELKSRTLYKQGGWSEEELKKPVLWLTHGETCACEELRGQGTVVLAMGHKAAGRLIISWVRRWQRGERELKKFTRAVRKIQC, encoded by the exons ATGGACGTCCTGCTGCTCCTCGTCCTCGTGGCGTGGACGTGGCGCTCCCCTTCTCTGGCTGCTCCTTTCACCTACCAGCTGGCCCGGCTCAGCTCCCAGCGGAGCAGCTGCAAGCCCATCCCCAGCAGCATGACCCTCTGCCACGGGGTCGGGTACAACGAGATGCGTCTGCCCAACCTGCTGGGCCACGAGAGCATGAAGGAAGCTCTGCAGCAAGCCGCCTCCTGGGTGCCGCTGCTCACCAAGCAGTGCCACGGGGACACCAAGAAATTCCTGTGCTCCCTCTTCGCCCCCGTGTGCATCAGCGACCTGGAGGATCCCGTCTACCCTTGCAGGTCCCTCTGCGAGGCGGTGAGAGATGGCTGCACCCCTGTCATGGCTGCCTTTGGCTTCCCCTGGCCTGAGATGTTCAACTGCAGCAGGTTCCCTCGGGGGAACGAACTGTGCGTCCCGCTGGCCGGCCCGGACGACCGACTGCAGCTCACGAAGGAAG ACGCAGTGTGCACAGCCTGTATCAGCCGAGGGCACAGCGAAAAGGAGTTCCTGGAAAACTTCTGCAGCCAAGATTTTG CCTTGAAAATGAGCATCAAAGCGCTGTCCAGCGCAGACGGAGACTTGAAAGTGACCCCGGAGCTCAAGAGCCGGACCCTCTACAAGCAGGGAGGCTGGTCGGAAGAAGAGCTGAAGAAGCCAGTCCTCTGGCTGACACATGGCGAGACCTGCGCCTGCGAAGAACTCCGCGGGCAGGGGACCGTGGTCCTGGCCATGGGCCACAAGGCGGCTGGCCGCTTGATCATCTCCTGGGTGAGGAGGTGGCAGcgaggggagagggagctgaaGAAATTCACCCGGGCGGTGCGGAAGATCCAGTGCTAA
- the LOC128831925 gene encoding secreted frizzled-related protein 2-like isoform X1: MTKHIPVVYAPVTETYNFQRINILVSGSQSQPELPESPSRLPMDVLLLLVLVAWTWRSPSLAAPFTYQLARLSSQRSSCKPIPSSMTLCHGVGYNEMRLPNLLGHESMKEALQQAASWVPLLTKQCHGDTKKFLCSLFAPVCISDLEDPVYPCRSLCEAVRDGCTPVMAAFGFPWPEMFNCSRFPRGNELCVPLAGPDDRLQLTKEDAVCTACISRGHSEKEFLENFCSQDFALKMSIKALSSADGDLKVTPELKSRTLYKQGGWSEEELKKPVLWLTHGETCACEELRGQGTVVLAMGHKAAGRLIISWVRRWQRGERELKKFTRAVRKIQC, from the exons ATGACCAAACACATCCCTGTGGTCTATGCTCCTGTTACCGAAACCTATAATTTTCAGAGGATAAACATCCTGGTTTCAGGCTCACAAAGCCAGCCGGAGCTCCCAG AGTCCCCGTCCCGGCTCCCGATGGACGTCCTGCTGCTCCTCGTCCTCGTGGCGTGGACGTGGCGCTCCCCTTCTCTGGCTGCTCCTTTCACCTACCAGCTGGCCCGGCTCAGCTCCCAGCGGAGCAGCTGCAAGCCCATCCCCAGCAGCATGACCCTCTGCCACGGGGTCGGGTACAACGAGATGCGTCTGCCCAACCTGCTGGGCCACGAGAGCATGAAGGAAGCTCTGCAGCAAGCCGCCTCCTGGGTGCCGCTGCTCACCAAGCAGTGCCACGGGGACACCAAGAAATTCCTGTGCTCCCTCTTCGCCCCCGTGTGCATCAGCGACCTGGAGGATCCCGTCTACCCTTGCAGGTCCCTCTGCGAGGCGGTGAGAGATGGCTGCACCCCTGTCATGGCTGCCTTTGGCTTCCCCTGGCCTGAGATGTTCAACTGCAGCAGGTTCCCTCGGGGGAACGAACTGTGCGTCCCGCTGGCCGGCCCGGACGACCGACTGCAGCTCACGAAGGAAG ACGCAGTGTGCACAGCCTGTATCAGCCGAGGGCACAGCGAAAAGGAGTTCCTGGAAAACTTCTGCAGCCAAGATTTTG CCTTGAAAATGAGCATCAAAGCGCTGTCCAGCGCAGACGGAGACTTGAAAGTGACCCCGGAGCTCAAGAGCCGGACCCTCTACAAGCAGGGAGGCTGGTCGGAAGAAGAGCTGAAGAAGCCAGTCCTCTGGCTGACACATGGCGAGACCTGCGCCTGCGAAGAACTCCGCGGGCAGGGGACCGTGGTCCTGGCCATGGGCCACAAGGCGGCTGGCCGCTTGATCATCTCCTGGGTGAGGAGGTGGCAGcgaggggagagggagctgaaGAAATTCACCCGGGCGGTGCGGAAGATCCAGTGCTAA